In Luteolibacter arcticus, the following proteins share a genomic window:
- a CDS encoding anthranilate synthase component II: MLLIIDNYDSFTYNLVQYFGELGSEMKIVRNDALTVDDVKALKPERICISPGPCTPNEAGISCELIEKLGPTTPILGVCLGHQSIGQVYGGDVIRADKLMHGKTSPILHEGKSVFAGLPSPFEATRYHSLIVKRETLPDCLEITAWTADGVIMGLRHKEHPVHGVQFHPESILTQDGKRILENFLAM; encoded by the coding sequence ATGTTGCTCATCATCGATAATTACGACTCCTTCACCTACAACCTCGTCCAGTACTTCGGCGAGCTCGGGTCGGAGATGAAGATCGTGCGCAACGACGCGCTGACGGTGGACGACGTGAAGGCGCTGAAGCCGGAGCGGATCTGCATTTCCCCCGGCCCCTGCACGCCGAACGAAGCCGGCATCTCCTGCGAGCTGATCGAGAAGCTGGGCCCGACGACGCCGATCCTCGGCGTCTGCCTCGGCCACCAATCGATCGGCCAGGTCTATGGCGGTGACGTCATCCGCGCGGACAAGCTGATGCACGGTAAGACCTCGCCGATCCTCCATGAAGGCAAGAGCGTCTTCGCCGGCCTGCCGAGTCCGTTCGAGGCCACACGCTACCACTCGCTCATCGTGAAGCGCGAGACCTTGCCGGACTGTCTGGAGATTACCGCATGGACGGCCGATGGCGTGATCATGGGTCTCCGGCACAAGGAGCACCCGGTCCACGGCGTGCAGTTCCACCCGGAGTCGATCCTGACGCAGGACGGGAAGCGCATCCTGGAGAACTTCCTCGCGATGTGA